In Nitrospira sp., one genomic interval encodes:
- a CDS encoding 50S ribosomal protein L28: MAFACDLCGKKHQTGNNVSHANNKTKRVFNPNLQRVRALVNGSTLRIRVCTRCLRSGLVKKAV; the protein is encoded by the coding sequence GTGGCATTTGCCTGTGATCTCTGTGGAAAGAAGCATCAAACCGGAAACAACGTCAGCCACGCGAACAACAAGACGAAGCGCGTGTTCAATCCGAATTTGCAGCGTGTGAGGGCCTTGGTCAACGGCTCCACCTTGCGCATTCGCGTCTGCACCCGTTGCCTGCGGTCCGGACTGGTCAAAAAAGCCGTCTGA
- a CDS encoding SemiSWEET transporter: MDHVTLIGLLAGALTTIAFIPQLQQTWQTRSAKDVSLGMLLTFTTGVALWLLYGLLLGALPIILANLVTLVLTLAILILKLRFRRRQDSA; encoded by the coding sequence ATGGACCATGTCACACTCATCGGACTGCTGGCAGGTGCCCTCACCACCATCGCCTTTATTCCTCAGCTCCAACAAACCTGGCAGACCAGATCCGCCAAGGACGTCTCGCTGGGGATGTTGCTCACGTTTACGACCGGCGTGGCCCTCTGGTTGCTGTATGGTCTGTTGCTCGGCGCCCTGCCGATCATTCTGGCCAACCTGGTGACCCTCGTCTTGACGCTGGCCATCCTCATCCTGAAGTTGCGTTTTCGCCGTCGTCAAGATTCAGCTTGA